A section of the Naumovozyma dairenensis CBS 421 chromosome 5, complete genome genome encodes:
- the NDAI0E01850 gene encoding uncharacterized protein (similar to Saccharomyces cerevisiae STO1 (YMR125W); ancestral locus Anc_2.413) produces the protein MTLSNHTNTESSNNSSSRSKRSDESPVLQLCREMMADICTIGESIKVFDDDVKFLTEAICDEFGRYNFFDNSLKETFFSVVTEQPHKQPAIGILVIVNXDFVKKKEGREGILIVIISLLKLQENIDDSLDSNQKSGTKGTGCWNIIKLITRFLALISFTLDPKEIISIYEALFQISIDLKVSCYPERNPLSEAIYVNLLLNIPYFFYFNHFREDLMMDIIQLLTFVEKNFKTETQTQTLKLLKVFSYLGAFETLLLDITLQNVVNALKGGLRELDDLFISLDHLLPSEINRLDNFPNLKYPCASTISSSNFIQNRGSIDYMWKLPRMHFRIYVPNDDIDFETVVPITTYAGQLLNDIIIDVVESIEYNRKEVAKQVLTLDIFFKKGIFTAPGEDMNKLKEAYEEVPSTSTFKIEDLVIETILSLVFKLPDTPQPLVYYYSLLVEICQISPIAIAPVFGRAFRYFYNNIEGLDAELQLRYLDWFTLQISNFNFDWKWNEWTDYFYKYEKSFYNPKVNFVKNLIKKAIRSTSNTTIVEAKLPELFKPYANAGLVSEKELHEYYQSFFSHFKVAISDIKANDLYFLQENVPFETQVRDILKYMHKPNNQRDMDELQGILDEIRTRYQSMIREMDEFIVVLLTQCVTYSGNRSLSHSNKYINDLQQDLHIALSDLNLSTCTKEFIMIESILRFWNNNSQTGFLVVDAFRYSGLVSSKAVIDFVLKSYNGKIYGLTDDTAIECIFRTLTRGRITRVNNFLGAQYVFQKLYSVLFETVEEYEKRGYISIEVLPTFDSSLYVDSFEKWNIKWKYNQTMLLMKSIIRRYASNLSNDAKVIKKPIQDSNLHEHTKQEILRWLTEISRNCF, from the coding sequence ATGACATTGTCCAATCATACAAATACAGAATCATCAAATAACTCTTCTAGTAGATCAAAGAGGAGTGATGAATCCCCAGTTCTTCAACTATGCCGAGAGATGATGGCTGATATATGTACTATTGGAGAATCTATTAAAGtctttgatgatgatgtaaAGTTTCTAACCGAGGCCATTTGTGATGAGTTTGGAAgatacaatttttttgataatagTTTAAAGGAAACATTCTTCTCTGTCGTTACAGAGCAGCCCCATAAACAACCTGCCATTGGTATTTTAGTAATAGTTAATTNNGACTTcgtaaaaaaaaaagaaggtCGGGAGGGGATattaattgtaataatttctttattgaaaCTTCAAGAAAACATCGATGACTCGCTTGATTCGAATCAAAAGTCTGGGACAAAAGGTACCGGTTGCtggaatattatcaaaCTAATAACAAGGTTTTTAGCCTTAATATCTTTTACTTTGGATCCAAAGGAAATAATATCCATTTATGAGGCGttattccaaatttctATCGATCTGAAGGTATCATGCTACCCAGAGAGAAACCCATTATCTGAAGCCATCTATGTCAACTTACTGTTAAACATTCCatatttcttctattttAATCACTTTCGAGAGGATCTTATGATGGATATTATTCAACTATTAACTTTCGtcgaaaaaaatttcaaaaccGAAACTCAAACTCAAACTCTTAAACTGTTGAAGGTATTTTCATATCTTGGTGCCTTTGAAACGCTATTGCTCGATATTACCCTTCAAAATGTAGTAAACGCATTGAAAGGTGGATTGAGAGAGCTCGACGATTTATTTATTAGCTTAGATCATCTTTTACCCAGTGAAATAAATAGATTAGATAATTTTCCAAACTTGAAGTATCCATGTGCTAGTACCATTTCATCGAgtaatttcattcaaaatAGGGGATCAATTGATTATATGTGGAAATTACCAAGAATGCATTTTAGGATTTATGTtccaaatgatgatattgacTTTGAAACGGTTGTTCCAATTACTACGTATGCAGGTCAATTACtaaatgatattattattgacgTTGTAGAAAGCattgaatataatagaAAAGAGGTCGCAAAACAAGTGCTTACTTTAgacatatttttcaagaaaggGATCTTTACAGCTCCAGGGGAAGATATGAACAAATTAAAGGAAGCGTATGAGGAAGTTCCATCAACATCTACGTTTAAAATTGAAGACTTAGTTATCGAAACTATATTAAGTCTCGTGTTTAAACTTCCAGATACACCACAACCACtggtatattattatagtttATTAGTTGAGATTTGTCAAATTTCTCCTATTGCAATTGCACCGGTCTTTGGAAGAGCTTTTCGTTATTTTtacaataatattgaagGGTTAGATGCTGAACTTCAATTAAGATACTTAGACTGGTTCACACTACAAATCAGTAACTTTAACTTCGATTGGAAGTGGAATGAATGGACTGACTACTTTTACAAATACGAAAAATCATTTTATAACCCCAAGGTGAATTTTGTCAAAAATCTAATTAAGAAAGCTATTCGGTCGACTTCCAATACTACGATCGTAGAAGCTAAATTACCTGAGCTTTTCAAACCTTACGCAAATGCGGGTCTTGTAtcagaaaaagaattacaTGAGTATTATcaatcttttttttctcacTTCAAAGTCGCCATCAGCGATATTAAAGCTAAtgatctttattttcttcaagaaaacGTCCCTTTTGAAACTCAGGTACgtgatattttgaaatatatgcATAAACCCAATAACCAAAGAGATATGGATGAGCTTCAAGGTATATTGGACGAAATCAGAACAAGATATCAATCAATGATTCGAGAGATGGACGAGTTTATTGTCGTACTATTAACCCAGTGCGTGACATATTCAGGGAATAGATCCTTATCGCATTCGAACAAGTACATAAATGATCTGCAGCAAGATTTACATATAGCCCTAAGCGATCTAAATTTGTCAACGTGTACAAAAGAGTTTATTATGATTGAATCCATTTTACGTttttggaataataattctcAGACAGGTTTCTTGGTCGTTGATGCCTTCAGATATAGTGGATTGGTAAGCTCTAAAGCAGTAATTGATTTTGTATTAAAGAGTTATAATGGTAAGATCTATGGACTGACAGATGACACAGCAATAGAATGTATTTTTAGGACATTAACAAGAGGGCGTATTACACGAGTCAACAATTTTCTTGGGGCCCAGTATGTTTTCCAAAAGCTATACTCAGTTTTGTTCGAAACAGTTGAAGAGTATGAAAAGAGAGGATATATCAGCATAGAGGTATTGCCTACATTTGATTCATCTTTGTACGTAgattcttttgaaaaatggaatATCAAGTGGAAATATAATCAAACGATGTTACTTATGAAAAGTATTATCAGGAGATATGCAAGCAACTTGAGTAACGATGCTAAGGTGATCAAAAAACCTATTCAAGACAGCAATTTACATGAGCACACtaaacaagaaatattaCGATGGTTAACTGAAATTTCTAGAAACTGTTTCTGA
- the RPL15A gene encoding 60S ribosomal protein eL15 (similar to Saccharomyces cerevisiae RPL15A (YLR029C) and RPL15B (YMR121C); ancestral locus Anc_2.417) produces MGAYKYLEELQRKKQSDVLRFLQRVRVWEYRQKNVIHRASRPSRPDKARRLGYKAKQGFVIYRVRVRRGNRKRPVPKGATYGKPTNQGVNELKYQRALRATAEERVGRRAANLRVLNSYWVNQDSTYKYFEVILIDPSHKAIRRDARYNWICNPVHKHRENRGLTATGKKSRGINKGHRYNNTKSGRSKIWKKHNTLSLWRYRK; encoded by the coding sequence ATGGGTGCTTACAAGTATTTGGAAGAATTgcaaagaaagaaacaatCTGATGTCCTAAGATTCTTGCAAAGAGTCAGAGTTTGGGAATATAGACAAAAGAATGTTATTCACAGAGCTTCTAGACCATCTAGACCAGACAAGGCTAGAAGATTAGGTTACAAGGCCAAGCAAGGTTTCGTTATTTACCGTGTTAGAGTTAGAAGAGGTAACAGAAAGAGACCTGTTCCAAAGGGTGCTACTTACGGTAAGCCAACCAACCAAGGTGTTAACGAATTGAAATACCAAAGAGCTTTAAGAGCTACTGCTGAAGAAAGAGTCGGTCGTCGTGCTGCTAACTTGAGAGTCTTGAACTCTTACTGGGTTAACCAAGATTCTACTTACAAATACTTTGAAGTTATCTTAATTGATCCATCTCACAAGGCTATCAGAAGAGATGCTCGTTACAACTGGATCTGTAACCCAGTTCACAAGCACCGTGAAAACAGAGGTTTGACTGCTACTGGTAAGAAATCCAGAGGTATCAACAAGGGTCACAGATACAACAACACCAAATCTGGTAGAAGTAAGATCTGGAAGAAGCACAACACTTTATCTTTGTGGAGATACAGAAAATAA